The following proteins are co-located in the Lacticaseibacillus paracasei subsp. paracasei genome:
- a CDS encoding MobC family plasmid mobilization relaxosome protein has product MGNYAGNRSRPERKYVTLSHDELNFLTLRITKSGNPPFTTFARNSLLTSKMVHVEFTNTKKMLEQLSRIGNNLNQIAHRANETEKVTGEDMAEVKNEVYDLFTVINDNLLHRLDLVQRYERVVLNGNHENTPD; this is encoded by the coding sequence ATGGGAAACTATGCAGGTAACAGATCACGTCCAGAACGTAAGTATGTGACATTGTCACACGATGAACTCAACTTCTTAACTCTCCGAATTACCAAGTCAGGCAACCCGCCCTTTACAACTTTTGCACGCAACTCGTTGCTAACTAGCAAGATGGTTCATGTTGAGTTCACGAACACGAAAAAGATGCTCGAGCAGTTATCGAGAATCGGTAATAACTTAAATCAAATTGCTCATCGTGCAAACGAAACTGAAAAGGTGACAGGAGAAGATATGGCCGAGGTTAAAAATGAAGTCTACGACCTCTTTACAGTCATCAATGACAACTTGTTGCATCGTCTTGATCTTGTCCAACGTTATGAACGGGTGGTCTTAAATGGCAATCACGAAAATACACCCGATTAA